Proteins from a single region of Amycolatopsis sp. CA-230715:
- a CDS encoding FAD-binding protein, which produces MADVVIVGFGAAGACAAIEAADAGADVLVLDRFTGGGASAVSGGVVYAGGGTAQQRDAGVPDTAEAMYDYLRLEVGDVVSERTLRAFCEGSREMITWLERNGVPFEGSLCPYKTSYPSDDHYLYYSGSEAAGGFRDAAQPAPRGHRAKGRGTSGKILFGRLAEAVRRRKVRVLPGTAATSLVIDDSGAVRGVEVRTLRDASFLARKRHRLYGKWSAKPGIYVPMIRKALDRRVDRIERKHAREVTVGARRAVVLAAGGFIANRELVREHAPAYRGGLALGTAGDDGSGIRLGTSAGGRTGGLNRISAWRFLVPPSAFLGGVLVDAAGERIIDESRYGAATGERMIAAHGGKGWLLVDDTLVREARRSVRGQSQWFQWLQALYLLRRGRVTGGTLEEVAREAGVDPAGLVATVEAYRAGGPDPMGKPDEFVRALDRPPYSLIDVSIKPSLGYPCPMLTLGGLVVDEDTGAVLGDAGPIRGLYAAGRTAVGICSRSYVSGLSLADCVFSGRRAGLNGAREQGHVDKNENVF; this is translated from the coding sequence ATGGCGGACGTGGTCATCGTCGGGTTCGGCGCGGCGGGCGCGTGCGCCGCGATCGAAGCCGCCGACGCCGGTGCCGACGTGCTGGTCCTCGACCGGTTCACCGGTGGCGGGGCGAGCGCGGTGAGCGGTGGCGTCGTCTACGCGGGCGGCGGCACCGCCCAGCAGCGCGACGCGGGCGTGCCGGACACGGCCGAAGCGATGTACGACTACCTGCGGCTCGAAGTCGGCGACGTGGTCTCCGAGCGGACGCTGCGCGCCTTCTGCGAGGGCAGCCGCGAGATGATCACGTGGCTGGAGCGCAACGGCGTGCCGTTCGAAGGCAGCCTTTGCCCTTACAAGACGTCGTACCCCAGTGACGACCACTACCTGTACTACTCGGGCAGCGAGGCCGCGGGCGGGTTCCGCGACGCCGCCCAACCCGCCCCGCGCGGACATCGGGCGAAGGGGCGCGGCACCTCGGGCAAGATCCTGTTCGGCCGCCTCGCCGAGGCGGTGCGGCGGCGGAAGGTGCGCGTGCTGCCGGGCACCGCCGCGACCTCCCTGGTCATCGACGACTCGGGCGCCGTGCGCGGGGTCGAGGTCCGCACGCTCCGGGACGCGTCGTTCCTGGCGCGCAAGCGCCATCGGCTCTACGGCAAGTGGTCCGCGAAACCCGGGATCTACGTGCCGATGATCCGGAAGGCACTGGACCGCAGGGTCGACCGGATCGAGCGGAAGCACGCCCGCGAGGTGACCGTCGGCGCGCGGCGCGCGGTGGTGCTCGCCGCGGGCGGGTTCATCGCGAACCGCGAACTGGTGCGCGAACACGCGCCCGCGTACCGGGGCGGGCTCGCGCTCGGCACGGCGGGCGACGACGGCAGCGGTATCCGGCTCGGCACCTCGGCGGGCGGGCGCACGGGTGGGCTGAACCGGATCTCCGCGTGGCGGTTCCTGGTCCCGCCGAGCGCTTTCCTCGGCGGCGTCCTCGTCGACGCGGCGGGCGAGCGCATCATCGACGAGTCGCGGTACGGCGCCGCGACCGGCGAGCGCATGATCGCCGCGCACGGCGGCAAGGGCTGGCTGCTCGTCGACGACACGCTCGTGCGCGAGGCCCGGCGTTCCGTACGCGGGCAGAGCCAGTGGTTCCAGTGGCTCCAAGCGCTGTACCTGTTGCGTCGCGGCCGCGTCACCGGCGGCACCCTCGAAGAGGTCGCGCGCGAGGCGGGCGTCGACCCGGCGGGCCTGGTCGCGACGGTCGAGGCGTACCGCGCCGGTGGGCCGGATCCGATGGGCAAGCCGGACGAGTTCGTCCGCGCGCTCGACCGCCCGCCGTACTCGCTCATCGACGTCTCCATCAAGCCCAGCCTCGGTTATCCGTGCCCGATGCTGACGCTCGGGGGACTCGTCGTCGACGAGGACACCGGCGCGGTGCTCGGCGACGCCGGTCCCATTCGCGGGCTCTACGCGGCGGGCCGCACCGCGGTGGGAATCTGTTCTAGGTCTTACGTCAGCGGCCTTTCCCTGGCCGACTGCGTGTTTTCTGGCCGTCGCGCCGGGTTGAACGGCGCGAGGGAGCAGGGTCACGTCGACAAAAACGAGAACGTGTTCTAG
- the kstD gene encoding 3-oxosteroid 1-dehydrogenase: MTDEFDVVVVGSGAAGMTAALAAAEHGLSVVVVEKAARFGGSTARSGGGVWIPGNEALRAAGIDEPPERAEEYLRAIVGDLAPPERRAAFLDRGPEVVEFVHRRTPLRLRWVRDYADYHPEAPGGRVGGRSVEPRPLDARVLGDELANLEPPYSAPPLGVPITQADYRWLSLIGRHPRGVRTLFSLGARWLLGRAAGRRELTMGQALAAGLRAGLARAGVPVLLNTPMTGLHVSGGVVDGIDTDDGFLSARKGVIIASGGFEHNEEMRRKYQRAPIGTEWTVGAKANTGDGITAGLALGAAHDLMDDAWWGPTLPLTGGPWFALAERSRPGCLLVNARGERFVNESAPYVEAVHAMYGDGDGPGENIPTWLVFDQRYRDRYMFTGLGPRQPLPGRWYKAGIAAKAGTLAKLAERTGLPGDALEATVGRFNGFARAGVDEDFHRGRSAYDHYYGDPRNRPNPSLGALEKPPFYAVKIVPGDLGTKGGLRTDEHARVLREDGSPIEGLYAAGNASAAVMGRTYAGPGATIGPAMVFGYLAAEHLAAADESTKNQGRQDPPGGRR, translated from the coding sequence GTGACCGACGAATTCGACGTCGTGGTCGTCGGCAGCGGCGCGGCGGGCATGACCGCCGCGCTCGCCGCGGCGGAGCACGGGCTGAGCGTGGTCGTGGTCGAGAAGGCGGCCCGCTTCGGCGGCTCCACGGCGCGCTCCGGCGGCGGCGTCTGGATCCCCGGCAACGAGGCGTTGCGCGCGGCCGGTATCGACGAGCCGCCCGAACGGGCCGAGGAGTACCTGCGAGCGATCGTCGGCGACCTCGCGCCGCCTGAGCGGCGAGCCGCCTTCCTCGACCGCGGGCCAGAGGTCGTGGAGTTCGTGCACCGGCGCACGCCGCTGCGGCTGCGCTGGGTCCGCGACTACGCCGACTACCACCCCGAAGCACCCGGCGGGCGCGTCGGCGGCCGGTCGGTCGAGCCGAGGCCGCTGGACGCCCGCGTGCTCGGCGACGAGCTGGCGAACCTCGAACCGCCGTACAGCGCCCCGCCGCTCGGCGTGCCGATCACGCAGGCGGACTACCGGTGGCTCAGCCTCATCGGCAGGCACCCGCGCGGCGTGCGCACGCTGTTCTCGCTCGGCGCCCGCTGGCTGCTCGGGCGCGCGGCGGGGCGCCGTGAGCTGACCATGGGCCAGGCACTCGCCGCCGGGCTGCGGGCCGGGCTCGCCCGTGCCGGGGTGCCGGTGCTGCTCAACACGCCGATGACCGGGCTGCACGTCAGCGGCGGGGTCGTCGACGGCATCGACACCGATGACGGCTTCCTGAGCGCGCGCAAGGGCGTGATCATCGCCTCGGGCGGTTTCGAGCACAACGAAGAGATGCGCCGGAAGTACCAGCGCGCGCCGATCGGCACCGAGTGGACCGTCGGCGCGAAGGCCAACACGGGTGACGGAATCACCGCGGGGCTTGCCCTCGGCGCCGCGCACGACCTGATGGACGACGCGTGGTGGGGCCCGACGCTCCCGCTGACCGGCGGCCCGTGGTTCGCGCTGGCGGAGCGGTCGCGGCCGGGCTGCCTGCTGGTCAACGCGCGCGGCGAGCGCTTCGTCAACGAGTCCGCGCCCTACGTCGAGGCCGTGCACGCGATGTACGGCGACGGTGACGGGCCCGGCGAGAACATCCCGACCTGGCTCGTGTTCGACCAGCGCTACCGCGACCGGTACATGTTCACCGGGCTCGGGCCGCGCCAGCCGCTGCCGGGGCGCTGGTACAAGGCGGGCATCGCGGCGAAGGCGGGCACGCTGGCCAAGCTCGCCGAACGCACCGGCCTGCCCGGCGACGCGCTCGAAGCCACCGTCGGCCGGTTCAACGGGTTCGCGCGCGCCGGGGTCGACGAGGACTTCCACCGCGGCCGCAGCGCCTACGACCACTACTACGGCGATCCGCGCAACCGCCCGAACCCGAGCCTCGGCGCGCTGGAGAAGCCGCCGTTCTACGCGGTGAAGATCGTGCCGGGCGATCTCGGCACCAAGGGCGGGCTGCGCACCGACGAGCACGCGCGCGTGCTGCGGGAAGACGGCTCGCCGATCGAAGGGCTCTACGCGGCGGGCAACGCGAGCGCCGCGGTCATGGGGCGCACCTACGCCGGGCCCGGCGCGACGATCGGCCCGGCGATGGTCTTCGGGTACCTCGCGGCCGAACACCTTGCGGCCGCGGACGAGTCGACCAAGAATCAGGGTAGGCAAGATCCTCCGGGAGGCAGGCGATGA
- a CDS encoding Rieske 2Fe-2S domain-containing protein codes for MTQAGPDAVRTIDAGAPPARFARGWHCLGLADGFRDGKPHAITAFGTKLVVFADSHGKLNVLDGYCRHMGGDLTQGTVKGDEVACPFHDWRWNGKGKCASIPYAKRVPLRARTKAWLSMEENKQLFVWNDPEGNPPPDDVVIPRIDGVFTGDWSNWTWDSVLIEGSHCREIVDNMVDMAHFFYIHYAFPTYFKNIFEGHIATQYLNTKGRPDMGMASNYGGEENLLRSEASYFGPSYMINTLLNTYKGFEIENVLINCHYPVTENSFMLQWGVSVKKLPGVSDEQADKIAGKFAKSIGVGFLQDVEIWRNKTKIDNPLLCEEDGPVYQLRRWYEQFYVDAADVTEDMTQRFEFEVDTTRANEVWSAEVAENLRLRAEAAPEVSAP; via the coding sequence ATGACGCAGGCAGGACCCGACGCGGTGCGCACGATCGACGCGGGCGCGCCGCCGGCGCGGTTCGCGCGGGGCTGGCACTGCCTCGGCCTCGCGGACGGTTTCCGCGACGGAAAACCGCACGCCATCACCGCGTTCGGCACCAAGCTCGTGGTGTTCGCGGACTCGCACGGCAAGCTCAACGTCCTCGACGGCTACTGCCGCCACATGGGCGGCGATCTCACCCAGGGCACCGTCAAGGGCGACGAGGTCGCCTGCCCGTTCCACGACTGGCGGTGGAACGGCAAGGGCAAGTGCGCCTCGATCCCTTACGCCAAAAGGGTTCCGCTGCGGGCGAGGACCAAGGCGTGGCTGTCGATGGAGGAGAACAAGCAGCTGTTCGTCTGGAACGACCCCGAGGGCAACCCGCCACCGGACGACGTGGTGATCCCCCGCATCGACGGCGTGTTCACCGGCGACTGGAGCAACTGGACCTGGGACTCGGTGCTCATCGAGGGGTCACACTGCCGCGAGATCGTGGACAACATGGTCGACATGGCGCACTTCTTCTACATCCACTACGCCTTCCCGACCTACTTCAAGAACATCTTCGAGGGCCACATCGCCACGCAGTACCTGAACACCAAGGGCCGCCCCGACATGGGCATGGCGTCGAACTACGGCGGCGAGGAGAACCTGCTGCGCTCGGAGGCCTCCTACTTCGGCCCGTCGTACATGATCAACACGCTGCTCAACACCTACAAGGGCTTCGAGATCGAGAACGTGCTGATCAACTGCCACTACCCGGTCACGGAGAACTCGTTCATGCTGCAGTGGGGCGTGAGCGTGAAGAAGCTGCCCGGCGTGTCCGACGAGCAGGCCGACAAGATCGCGGGCAAGTTCGCCAAGAGCATCGGCGTCGGTTTCCTGCAGGACGTGGAGATCTGGCGGAACAAGACCAAGATCGACAACCCGCTGCTGTGCGAAGAGGACGGTCCGGTGTACCAGCTGCGCCGCTGGTACGAACAGTTCTATGTGGACGCCGCGGACGTCACCGAGGACATGACGCAGCGGTTCGAGTTCGAAGTGGACACCACGCGCGCGAACGAGGTCTGGTCCGCCGAGGTCGCCGAAAACCTGCGCCTGCGGGCCGAAGCGGCACCCGAAGTGTCCGCGCCATGA
- a CDS encoding ferredoxin--NADP reductase, which produces MAEAHTLTVAEIVHETADACSVVFSVPPESAEAFRYSPGQFLTLRVPSDRTGSVARCYSLSSAPHEGRVQVTVKRTADGYGSNWICDHLRAGSKVEVLPPAGVFTPSSFDEDLLLLAGGSGITPVMSILKTALEKGTGQVVLVYANRGQDSVIFADELASLAARHPDRLVVVHWLETVQGIPSVAQLGALLRPHAGREAFLCGPAPFMTAAKQALTELGAPRKRVHLERFVSLGGNPFEVASAAAPSTEDTGSAGLTVELDGDTHSLDWPRQRKLLDFLLDSGIDAPFSCREGQCSACACRITSGEVKMLNNEVLDSEDLADGIVLACQSLPLTDEVSVTYE; this is translated from the coding sequence ATGGCTGAGGCGCACACCCTGACCGTCGCCGAGATCGTGCACGAGACCGCCGACGCGTGTTCGGTGGTGTTCTCGGTGCCGCCGGAATCCGCCGAGGCGTTCCGGTACTCCCCCGGCCAGTTCCTGACCCTGCGGGTGCCCAGTGACCGGACCGGCTCGGTCGCGCGCTGCTACTCGCTGTCGAGCGCGCCGCACGAGGGCCGGGTCCAGGTCACCGTCAAGCGCACCGCGGACGGGTACGGGTCGAACTGGATCTGCGACCACCTCCGCGCCGGGAGCAAGGTCGAGGTGCTGCCGCCCGCCGGCGTGTTCACCCCGTCCTCGTTCGACGAGGACCTGCTCCTGCTCGCGGGTGGCAGCGGGATCACGCCGGTGATGTCGATCCTCAAGACCGCGCTCGAGAAGGGCACCGGTCAGGTCGTGCTGGTGTACGCGAACCGCGGCCAGGACTCGGTGATCTTCGCCGACGAACTGGCCTCGCTCGCCGCCAGGCACCCGGACCGGCTCGTGGTGGTCCACTGGCTCGAAACGGTGCAGGGCATCCCGAGCGTGGCACAGCTCGGCGCGCTATTGCGCCCGCACGCCGGGCGCGAAGCGTTCCTGTGCGGACCAGCGCCGTTCATGACGGCAGCGAAGCAGGCGCTCACCGAACTCGGCGCGCCGCGCAAGCGCGTCCACTTGGAACGGTTCGTGTCCCTCGGCGGCAACCCGTTCGAAGTGGCCTCCGCCGCCGCACCGTCTACAGAGGACACCGGATCGGCCGGGCTCACCGTCGAACTGGACGGCGACACCCACTCGCTCGACTGGCCGCGCCAGCGCAAGCTGCTGGACTTCCTGCTGGACTCCGGGATCGACGCGCCGTTCTCGTGCCGGGAAGGCCAGTGCAGCGCGTGCGCCTGCCGGATCACCTCCGGCGAGGTGAAGATGCTCAACAACGAGGTACTGGACTCCGAGGACCTCGCCGACGGGATCGTGCTGGCGTGCCAGTCGCTCCCGCTGACCGACGAGGTCTCCGTAACCTATGAATGA
- a CDS encoding MaoC/PaaZ C-terminal domain-containing protein has protein sequence MPIDPAVAIGADLGEVTFAWTASDVLLYHLALGAGADPADEAELRYAYERDLQVLPTFATVAANLRVFEPPAVSFPGVEVDLAKVLHGKQEVLAHRPLPVEGKAVARSRIADVFDKGKAAVIVQETEVADTEGTPLWTARSTIFARGEGGFGGERGPSDRREPPSREPDLVVDTPTLPQQALLYRLCGDRNPLHADPEFARAAGFDAPILHGLCTYGMVAKTVVGAVLGGNTALAGGFAAKFAGVVFPGETLRTRIWRDGDTVTSTTTCPHRDDAPVLTDAVLTIAQP, from the coding sequence ATGCCCATCGACCCCGCCGTCGCGATCGGCGCCGACCTCGGCGAGGTCACGTTCGCCTGGACCGCGTCCGACGTGCTGCTGTACCACCTCGCGCTCGGCGCCGGTGCCGATCCGGCGGACGAGGCCGAACTGCGCTACGCCTACGAACGCGATCTCCAGGTGCTGCCCACGTTCGCGACCGTCGCGGCGAACCTGCGAGTCTTCGAACCGCCCGCGGTGTCGTTCCCCGGTGTGGAGGTCGATCTCGCGAAGGTGCTGCACGGCAAGCAGGAGGTGCTCGCGCACCGGCCGCTCCCGGTCGAGGGCAAGGCGGTGGCGCGCTCGCGGATCGCGGACGTGTTCGACAAGGGCAAGGCCGCGGTGATCGTGCAGGAGACCGAGGTCGCCGACACCGAGGGCACTCCACTGTGGACGGCCAGGTCGACGATCTTCGCCAGGGGCGAAGGCGGTTTCGGCGGTGAGCGCGGGCCTTCGGACCGGCGCGAGCCGCCTTCGCGCGAGCCGGATCTCGTCGTCGACACGCCGACACTTCCGCAGCAGGCGCTGCTGTACCGGCTCTGCGGCGACCGCAACCCGCTGCACGCCGATCCGGAGTTCGCCCGCGCCGCCGGGTTCGACGCGCCGATCCTGCACGGACTCTGCACCTACGGCATGGTCGCCAAGACCGTCGTGGGCGCGGTGCTCGGCGGGAACACCGCGCTGGCTGGCGGATTCGCCGCGAAGTTCGCCGGGGTCGTGTTCCCCGGCGAAACCCTGCGCACCCGCATCTGGCGCGACGGCGACACCGTGACCTCGACGACCACCTGCCCCCACCGGGACGACGCGCCCGTGCTGACCGACGCGGTGCTCACCATCGCGCAGCCGTAG
- a CDS encoding NAD(P)H-dependent flavin oxidoreductase produces MRTSLCDTLGVEYPVCGFTPSEHVAAAISRAGGLGVLGCVRFNDAAELDAVLGWMDENTGGKPYGVDIVMPSKIPEEGSSMDLTKLIPDTHRSFVDKTLTELGVPPLPDETDEREGVLGWLHSVARSHVEVALKHPIKLIANALGSPPVDVIEQAHGRGVPVAALAGKAEHAVRHVDNGVDFVVAQGYEAGGHTGEIASMVLVPEIVDAVGDRAPVLAAGGIGSGRQAAAALALGASGVWMGSFWLATEEYLQTMSGSVAMQRALVDASSSDTVRTRIYTGKPARLLKTRWTEAWAAPDAPEPLPMPLQNLLVSHAHNRIHAAEDPSVVSMPVGQIVGRVDRVRPVADVLGDLVREYGETVARLNRA; encoded by the coding sequence ATGCGGACCTCCCTGTGCGACACGCTCGGCGTCGAGTACCCGGTGTGCGGGTTCACCCCGTCCGAGCACGTCGCGGCCGCGATCAGCAGGGCGGGCGGGCTCGGCGTGCTCGGCTGCGTCCGGTTCAACGACGCGGCCGAACTGGACGCGGTGCTCGGCTGGATGGACGAGAACACCGGCGGGAAACCGTACGGTGTGGACATCGTGATGCCGTCGAAGATCCCCGAAGAGGGGTCCTCGATGGACCTGACCAAGCTCATCCCGGACACCCACCGGTCCTTTGTGGACAAGACACTCACCGAGCTCGGCGTGCCGCCGCTGCCGGACGAGACCGACGAGCGCGAAGGCGTGCTCGGCTGGCTGCACTCGGTCGCGCGGTCGCATGTGGAGGTCGCGCTCAAGCACCCGATCAAGCTCATCGCGAACGCGCTCGGCTCGCCGCCGGTCGACGTGATCGAGCAGGCGCACGGGCGGGGGGTGCCGGTCGCGGCGCTCGCCGGGAAGGCCGAGCACGCGGTGCGCCACGTCGACAACGGCGTCGATTTCGTGGTGGCACAAGGGTATGAAGCGGGCGGGCACACCGGGGAGATCGCCTCGATGGTGCTCGTGCCGGAGATCGTGGACGCCGTCGGCGATCGCGCGCCGGTGCTCGCCGCGGGTGGGATCGGCTCGGGACGCCAGGCCGCCGCGGCGCTCGCGCTCGGCGCCTCCGGGGTGTGGATGGGCTCCTTCTGGCTCGCCACCGAGGAGTACCTGCAGACCATGAGCGGATCCGTCGCGATGCAGCGCGCACTCGTCGACGCGTCCTCTTCGGACACCGTGCGCACCCGGATCTACACCGGCAAGCCCGCGCGCCTGCTCAAGACCCGCTGGACCGAGGCGTGGGCTGCGCCGGACGCGCCGGAACCGCTGCCGATGCCGTTGCAGAACCTGCTCGTTTCCCACGCGCACAACCGGATCCACGCGGCGGAGGACCCGTCGGTGGTGTCGATGCCGGTTGGGCAGATCGTGGGCAGGGTGGACCGCGTGCGGCCGGTGGCCGACGTGCTCGGCGATCTGGTCCGGGAGTACGGCGAGACCGTGGCGCGGCTCAACAGAGCCTGA